The following coding sequences lie in one Lysobacter capsici genomic window:
- a CDS encoding GNAT family N-acetyltransferase: MSDSTDVAASLTTHIRRAHAGDADALALAGAATFLETFAGILHGRDIVEHCRAQHAPQVYTAWLADPATASWLAQTDRGDAPVGYAVIAPAKLPLEDVSADDLELKRIYLLSRFHGGGVGRELMQHAVAESRARGARRLLLGVYAGNARALAFYARNGFRQVGERRFQVGGNTYGDAILALDLHE; this comes from the coding sequence ATGAGCGATTCGACCGACGTTGCTGCCTCCCTCACCACCCACATCCGCCGCGCCCACGCCGGCGACGCCGACGCGCTGGCCCTGGCCGGCGCGGCGACGTTCCTGGAAACCTTCGCCGGCATCCTGCACGGCCGCGACATCGTCGAGCATTGCCGCGCGCAGCACGCGCCGCAGGTCTACACCGCGTGGCTCGCCGATCCGGCGACCGCCTCGTGGCTGGCGCAGACCGATCGCGGCGATGCGCCGGTCGGTTATGCGGTGATCGCCCCGGCCAAGTTGCCGCTCGAGGACGTGAGCGCGGACGATCTGGAACTCAAGCGCATCTACCTGTTGTCGCGTTTCCACGGCGGCGGCGTCGGCCGCGAACTGATGCAGCACGCCGTGGCCGAGTCGCGCGCGCGCGGCGCGCGGCGGCTGTTGCTCGGGGTCTATGCCGGCAATGCGCGCGCCTTGGCGTTCTATGCGCGCAACGGTTTTCGCCAGGTCGGCGAACGCCGCTTCCAGGTAGGTGGAAACACCTATGGCGATGCGATCCTCGCGCTGGATCTGCATGAATGA
- a CDS encoding glycoside hydrolase family 75 protein has protein sequence MSILVVDRWMDFKGTSIHTLDAGTQQAYAYLSPHISITADGAPDAYHPHNLGLANIRHSGWPDGDWRSALVADPKRPGRPLEQNRGRNAGYYISMTALSDPERPRTDPLAYVDAARIPYLTLPATFLQIHGTGELGDFVVAYHPRTRRYSYGVVGDVGQDRPLGEVSIRMASDLSGQTVNLASGKGAPSGETLYLVFPKSRLSPAWPMAPAAIRARCMALLKPLGGSARLEQIAEALA, from the coding sequence GTGAGTATTTTGGTCGTTGACCGATGGATGGACTTCAAGGGAACTTCGATTCACACACTCGATGCAGGCACTCAGCAGGCATACGCCTATCTGAGTCCGCATATTTCGATCACCGCCGATGGCGCGCCCGACGCCTACCATCCACACAACCTGGGGCTGGCGAACATCCGCCACAGCGGTTGGCCCGACGGCGACTGGCGCAGCGCGCTGGTCGCCGATCCCAAGCGGCCCGGGCGGCCGCTGGAACAAAACCGCGGACGCAACGCCGGCTACTACATCTCGATGACCGCGTTGAGCGATCCCGAGCGTCCGCGCACCGATCCGCTGGCCTATGTCGACGCCGCGCGCATTCCGTATCTGACCTTGCCGGCGACGTTTTTGCAGATACACGGCACCGGCGAACTCGGCGACTTCGTCGTGGCCTATCACCCGCGAACGCGTCGCTACAGTTACGGCGTAGTCGGCGATGTCGGCCAGGACCGGCCGCTGGGCGAGGTCTCGATCCGCATGGCCAGCGATCTGTCGGGGCAGACGGTGAACCTGGCCAGCGGCAAGGGCGCGCCGAGCGGGGAGACCTTGTACCTGGTGTTTCCCAAGTCGCGATTGAGCCCGGCCTGGCCGATGGCGCCGGCGGCGATCCGCGCGCGCTGCATGGCGCTGCTCAAGCCGCTGGGCGGCAGCGCGCGGCTGGAGCAGATCGCCGAAGCGCTGGCCTGA